From the genome of Bacteroides sp. MSB163, one region includes:
- a CDS encoding Cof-type HAD-IIB family hydrolase — protein sequence MIKALFFDIDGTLVSFNTHAIPQTTIEAIAAAKAKGIRIFIATGRPAVIINNLSALQDRELIDGYITMNGGYCFVGEEVIYKSAIPAADVQTLARISSEQNFPCIFVGEHDICVCQPDNMVKKIFNDFLKVDIIPEKTPEEAIGQEIFQMTPFITLEQEQVILPQLPGCEAGRWFPAFADITAKGNTKQKGIDEIINHFGIRLEETMAFGDGGNDVSMLRHAAIGVAMGNAVDEVKEHANYITTSVDEDGVTNALRHFSII from the coding sequence ATGATTAAAGCCCTGTTTTTTGACATCGACGGCACTTTAGTGAGTTTTAACACCCATGCTATTCCCCAAACCACCATCGAAGCCATCGCCGCTGCCAAAGCCAAAGGCATTCGGATTTTTATCGCTACGGGACGCCCCGCAGTTATCATCAACAACCTTTCCGCCTTGCAGGACCGCGAATTAATAGACGGTTATATAACCATGAACGGAGGATATTGTTTCGTAGGTGAAGAAGTGATTTACAAGAGCGCGATTCCCGCTGCTGACGTACAGACATTGGCACGCATCTCCTCCGAACAAAATTTTCCTTGTATCTTTGTAGGCGAACATGATATCTGCGTCTGCCAGCCGGACAATATGGTGAAAAAGATATTCAACGACTTTCTGAAAGTAGATATCATTCCGGAAAAGACGCCCGAAGAAGCTATCGGACAGGAGATTTTCCAGATGACTCCGTTTATCACACTGGAACAAGAGCAAGTGATTCTTCCTCAATTGCCTGGTTGCGAAGCCGGACGCTGGTTTCCTGCTTTTGCCGACATCACTGCCAAAGGAAACACCAAACAGAAAGGCATTGACGAAATCATCAACCACTTTGGTATCCGCCTGGAAGAAACAATGGCATTCGGCGACGGCGGCAACGATGTAAGCATGCTCCGCCATGCCGCTATTGGTGTAGCCATGGGCAATGCCGTGGATGAGGTGAAAGAACATGCCAATTATATAACGACTTCGGTAGATGAAGACGGAGTAACCAATGCCCTCCGCCATTTCTCCATCATATAG